The following coding sequences lie in one Corynebacterium humireducens NBRC 106098 = DSM 45392 genomic window:
- the rsmI gene encoding 16S rRNA (cytidine(1402)-2'-O)-methyltransferase, which yields MVTPAPLLPTRGVVLAATPLGNIGDASPRLRAALAEAAVIAAEDTRRVRNLATALGVEITGRVVSNFDHNEEGRAQQLIDAARSGVVLVVTDAGMPLVSDPGFSLVDAAHTAGIPVTCLPGPSAVPTALALSGLPVGRFLFDGFAPRKSGARREWLESLRTEERAVCFFESPHRLAETLEVAAEVLGPTRRAAVCRELTKTYEEVRRGTLPELADWAAEGVKGEITVVIEGGAPDEADVAALVPVVESLVAEGMRLKDACRDVAAGRGVSNRELYEAVLAAR from the coding sequence ATGGTCACTCCCGCCCCACTTCTGCCCACCCGTGGTGTGGTGCTCGCCGCGACTCCGCTCGGCAACATCGGCGACGCCTCCCCGCGTCTGCGTGCCGCGCTCGCCGAGGCCGCCGTCATCGCCGCCGAGGACACCCGCCGCGTGCGCAACCTCGCCACCGCCCTCGGGGTGGAGATCACGGGCCGGGTCGTCTCCAACTTCGACCACAACGAGGAGGGGCGGGCACAGCAGCTCATCGACGCCGCCCGTTCCGGCGTCGTCCTCGTCGTCACCGACGCCGGCATGCCGCTGGTCTCCGACCCGGGCTTCTCGCTTGTCGACGCCGCCCACACCGCCGGCATCCCCGTCACCTGCCTGCCCGGCCCCTCCGCGGTGCCCACCGCCCTGGCCCTGTCCGGTCTGCCCGTGGGGCGTTTCCTCTTCGACGGCTTCGCGCCACGCAAGTCAGGTGCGCGCCGGGAGTGGCTCGAGTCGCTGCGCACCGAGGAACGCGCCGTCTGCTTCTTCGAGTCCCCGCACCGCCTCGCCGAGACCCTGGAGGTCGCCGCGGAGGTGCTCGGCCCGACGCGCCGGGCGGCAGTGTGCCGGGAACTGACCAAGACCTACGAGGAGGTCCGCCGCGGCACCCTGCCGGAACTGGCCGACTGGGCCGCCGAGGGAGTGAAGGGGGAGATCACGGTCGTCATCGAGGGCGGTGCCCCCGACGAGGCCGACGTGGCGGCCCTGGTGCCCGTCGTCGAGTCGCTGGTGGCGGAGGGGATGCGACTCAAGGACGCCTGCCGCGACGTGGCCGCCGGGCGGGGCGTGTCCAACCGCGAGCTCTACGAGGCGGTGCTGGCGGCCCGGTAG
- a CDS encoding BCCT family transporter: MTASDSSPGHPDTATHELAAMMDDADAIGDRLEQAAGETVVHESAAGQPRFDWWIIGMAALVVTGTVSWGLLGADSFADFGSAALSFVMDNLGWAFIIFGTVFVGFMIVVAVSRFGSIRLGGDEEEPEFRTVSWIAMMFAAGMGIGLLFYGATEPLTFYRDGVPAHQPHEVGTAMASTLFHWTLHPWSIYAIVGLAIAYSTFRLGRRQLISSAFVPLLGERGARGPVGRVIDILAIVATIFGTATSLGVGALQIRAGLSASGLMEDPGAGAIVGIIGVLTLAFMISAISGVGKGIQYLSNTNMIIAALLAIFVFVLGPTVSVLNLIPTSLSSYFSQFFQMTGRTAMSADGTAGEWLSGWTIFYWAWWISWSPFVGMFLARISRGRTIREFTIGVLVVPSLVSLVWFSIFGGTAIILEQNGTSIWGDGTAESQLFNLLHQLPGGTVAGFVAMILLGTFFITSADSASTVMGTLSQGGRSNATPWVSAMWGLMTAAVGMVMLTSSEDSLGNLQAITIAAASPFLVVIILLMVALWRDLSNDPLYLDQRSHREFAVRLARERRIHAEHRQAEERRVQRAERLAKRNKPEAMK, translated from the coding sequence ATGACTGCATCTGACTCCTCACCGGGACACCCAGATACCGCCACCCACGAACTCGCGGCCATGATGGACGACGCGGACGCCATCGGTGACCGCCTCGAACAGGCCGCCGGGGAGACGGTCGTCCACGAATCCGCCGCGGGACAGCCGAGGTTCGACTGGTGGATCATCGGCATGGCCGCCCTGGTCGTCACCGGCACCGTCTCCTGGGGACTGCTGGGCGCGGACAGCTTCGCGGACTTCGGGTCCGCCGCGCTCTCCTTCGTCATGGACAACCTCGGCTGGGCCTTCATCATCTTCGGCACCGTCTTCGTCGGCTTCATGATCGTCGTCGCGGTGTCGCGCTTCGGCTCGATCAGGCTCGGCGGTGACGAGGAGGAGCCGGAGTTCCGCACCGTCTCCTGGATCGCCATGATGTTCGCCGCCGGCATGGGCATCGGTCTGCTCTTCTACGGCGCCACCGAGCCGCTCACCTTCTACCGTGACGGCGTGCCGGCCCACCAGCCGCACGAGGTCGGGACCGCCATGGCCTCGACCCTCTTCCACTGGACACTGCACCCGTGGTCGATCTACGCCATCGTCGGACTGGCCATCGCCTACTCGACGTTCCGCCTGGGCCGCCGGCAGCTGATCTCCTCGGCGTTCGTCCCGCTCCTCGGTGAGCGGGGTGCCCGCGGGCCGGTGGGCCGGGTCATCGACATCCTGGCCATCGTGGCGACCATCTTCGGCACCGCGACCTCCCTGGGCGTCGGTGCGCTGCAGATCCGCGCGGGGCTCTCGGCCTCGGGGCTCATGGAGGATCCCGGCGCGGGGGCCATCGTCGGCATCATCGGCGTGCTCACCCTGGCGTTCATGATCTCCGCGATCTCGGGAGTGGGCAAGGGCATCCAGTACCTGTCCAACACCAACATGATCATCGCCGCGCTCCTGGCGATCTTCGTGTTCGTCCTGGGGCCGACGGTCTCGGTGCTCAACCTCATCCCGACGTCCCTGTCCTCCTACTTCTCCCAGTTCTTCCAGATGACCGGCCGTACGGCCATGTCCGCCGACGGCACCGCCGGCGAGTGGCTCTCCGGCTGGACCATCTTCTACTGGGCGTGGTGGATCTCCTGGTCCCCGTTCGTCGGCATGTTCCTGGCCCGCATCTCCCGCGGCCGCACCATCCGCGAGTTCACCATCGGCGTCCTGGTCGTCCCGTCGCTCGTGTCCCTGGTGTGGTTCTCCATCTTCGGTGGCACCGCCATCATCCTCGAGCAGAACGGCACATCCATCTGGGGTGACGGCACCGCCGAGTCGCAGCTGTTCAACCTCCTGCACCAGCTGCCGGGCGGTACCGTGGCCGGCTTCGTCGCCATGATTCTGCTGGGCACGTTCTTCATCACCTCCGCCGACTCCGCCTCGACGGTCATGGGCACTCTCTCGCAGGGTGGCCGCAGCAACGCCACCCCGTGGGTCTCCGCGATGTGGGGCCTGATGACGGCGGCGGTCGGCATGGTCATGCTCACCTCCTCCGAGGACTCCCTGGGCAACCTGCAGGCGATCACCATCGCCGCGGCCAGCCCCTTCCTCGTCGTGATCATCCTGCTGATGGTCGCCCTGTGGAGGGACCTGAGCAACGATCCGCTCTACCTTGACCAGCGCTCCCACCGTGAGTTCGCGGTCCGTCTGGCACGTGAGCGACGGATCCACGCCGAGCACCGGCAGGCGGAGGAACGGAGGGTGCAGCGCGCCGAGCGTTTGGCCAAGCGCAACAAGCCGGAGGCCATGAAATAA